A single genomic interval of Coccidioides posadasii str. Silveira chromosome 1, complete sequence harbors:
- the RPB3 gene encoding 45 kDa subunit of RNA polymerase II (EggNog:ENOG410PG4T~COG:K~BUSCO:9380at33183): MDYDEMDIEPQGPQVTVREAEPHRVDFRLTSVDLAFANSLRRVMLTEVPTVAIDVVEIESNTSVLPDEFIAHRLGLIPLHSKNCDVDMVYARECDCEGGCSRCVITLQLHAKCTGEGVMVVYARDLVVVGDRANEWVGNPVINDPAGKGPIICKLRRGQEVKMTCTVKKGIAKEHAKWSPTAAVGFEYDPHNNLKHVDYWYEEDPIKEWPISANAEWENPVPPDMPFDYDATPSTFYLDVESVGSLEPDAIVQQGISVLQRKLAEIISALTGTGEPNERGDGMNGVDIDGARSPDAYEPPEGIDGGFSTYAPNGVGAGVGGQSVWGGAGGTTPYGATPYGQGYGF, from the exons ATGGATTATGATGAAATGGATATTGAGCCCCAGGGGCCGCAGGTCACAGTGCGAGAG GCTGAACCACACAGAGTCGACTTCCGCCTCACTTCCGTAGATCTCGCCTTTGCCAACTCTCTGCGTCGCGTAATGCTCACCGAAGTACCCACGGTAGCCATCGACGTCGTCGAAATCGAATCAAACACCTCTGTCCTGCCCGATGAATTCATTGCCCATCGTCTCGGCCTCATCCCCCTACACTCCAAGAACTGTGACGTTGACATGGTCTACGCACGAGAATGTGACTGCGAAGGCGGCTGTTCACGGTGCGTGATTACGCTGCAGCTACATGCAAAATGTACGGGCGAGGGGGTTATGGTGGTATATGCGCGCGATCTGGTGGTGGTTGGGGACCGCGCGAATGAGTGGGTAGGGAATCCGGTGATCAACGACCCTGCGGGGAAGGGCCCGATAATTTGCAAGTTAAGAAGGGGACAGGAGGTGAAGATGACGTGTACCGTGAAGAAGGGGATTGCGAAGGAGCACGCGAAATGGTCGCCCACGGCAGCGGTGGGATTTGAGTATGATCCGCATAATAATTTGAAACATGTGGATTATTGGTATGAAGAGGACCCGATCAAGGAATG GCCGATTTCTGCCAACGCCGAATGGGAGAACCCTGTTCCACCTGATATGCCGTTTGACTATGATGCCACACCCTCGACTTTCTATCTCGATGTTGAAAGCGTCGGAAGCCTGGAACCAGACGCCATCGTCCAGCAAGGTATCAGTGTTCTCCAGCGAAAGCTTGCAGAAATTATATCTGCCTTGACTGGCACCGGAGAACCCAACGAACGTGGAGACGGTATGAATGGTGTTGATATCGATGGGGCGCGGAGTCCGGACGCGTACGAGCCACCGGAAGGTATTGATGGCGGGTTTAGCACTTATGCACCAAATGGCGTTGGAGCCGGTGTAGGAGGTCAGAGTGTATGGGGCGGTGCTGGCGGCACAACTCCATATGGAGCGACGCCATACGGCCAAGGCTATGGATTCTAG
- a CDS encoding uncharacterized protein (SECRETED:SignalP(1-21)~EggNog:ENOG410PYVA) → MVKSWYIYFLAALHFFAAVLAHPIEERAANYHVAVVDQNSKTVRVFPRNSKKWNKDAIFWSFTADTGFFNRKWNNLSGVKIRKVAKHGWIALVTASGGKAGIVNITKEKRKVGLDDVMWQATPGDNPHSIEIIPKNGAIVVASSKPGKLSLYVPTSKDVSDYSKIRHAKDYSLPGAHGVLWDPNGGKSVAAGNLWVLGDDFLYKYKVTGSYKNTRLKRVAKYGLPKKGLGHDLQPDYSNKKTLLLTDSYAAYAFNTSTGKFKILKNMKRLKSLVRHRNGEYMWVRGYKDKGEMGPYVRWGSSVGNQKDARGWSDARFYKARIYDPDYE, encoded by the coding sequence ATGGTCAAGAGTTGGTATATTTACTTCCTAGCGGCACTGCACTTCTTTGCTGCAGTGCTCGCCCACCCCATCGAGGAGCGCGCAGCCAACTACCACGTCGCAGTCGTCGACCAGAACTCGAAGACCGTGCGCGTCTTCCCACGCAACTCCAAGAAATGGAATAAAGACGCCATCTTCTGGAGCTTCACCGCCGATACCGGGTTCTTCAACCGCAAGTGGAACAATCTCTCCGGCGTCAAGATCCGCAAGGTCGCCAAACACGGCTGGATCGCCCTGGTCACCGCTTCCGGAGGAAAGGCCGGCATCGTCAACATCACCAAGGAGAAGCGAAAGGTCGGCCTGGACGACGTCATGTGGCAGGCCACCCCGGGCGACAATCCACACTCGATCGAGATCATCCCCAAGAACGGCGCCATCGTCGTCGCGAGCTCCAAGCCAGGCAAGCTGAGCCTGTACGTGCCCACTTCCAAGGACGTCAGTGACTACAGCAAGATCAGACACGCCAAGGACTATTCGCTGCCTGGCGCACACGGCGTCCTGTGGGATCCCAATGGAGGAAAGTCCGTTGCTGCCGGAAACCTCTGGGTCCTCGGAGACGACTTCCTGTACAAGTACAAGGTCACCGGCTCGTACAAGAACACCCGCCTGAAGCGGGTCGCCAAGTACGGCCTGCCCAAGAAGGGCCTCGGACACGATCTTCAGCCGGACTATTCGAACAAGAAGACGCTCCTCCTGACGGATTCATACGCCGCGTATGCCTTCAACACCTCGACGGGCAAGTTCAAGATCCTGAAGAACATGAAGAGATTGAAGAGTCTCGTGAGACACCGCAACGGGGAGTACATGTGGGTCAGGGGTTACAAGGACAAGGGCGAGATGGGACCGTATGTTAGATGGGGCTCGAGCGTAGGAAACCAGAAAGATGCTAGAGGCTGGAGCGACGCGCGGTTCTACAAAGCGAGAATCTACGATCCAGACTACGAGTGA
- a CDS encoding uncharacterized protein (EggNog:ENOG410PMPR~COG:S~TransMembrane:1 (i278-298o)~BUSCO:3879at33183) encodes MMATERLDELDGVFDDHPSLSASLEDFEESSAPRTPLFGALPSQHSGFRSHDLSEKSDDGGGGDNDHDPAAGILDAASNLSDPWSPPGFSKRLFFHQKDDPLRHRSPESTSASAWYRHRPFMHNQPDLKPTVVNDSPARSRDVSPQYEDAPEKPLSPQRIEGDADDLVLPASIPLPVGTDSPLQGRSPSPDPKSKKVKEEDVGDDGGGRGSGDGHGGGDTECEDDDGNEHTDKQQPVHGSITNYIRFAVRAEVQHREPFVAFFNFVGRKLDDITRTKSSTILSIIVLLLSVTFLRALFLPPLPLHIPDLVKLSAFARSFEPLIYYSENGVQQIGSLQETGVAVWDLGESVRGTNMTSAPIIVRELDELSESLKTLSVELTRFFANVDSDIDSILIVMEWAKRELESLSQHQTGSISSVLFENFHAFLSRMGALETIPLPPAGSANTSTSTSTTANTTPKNNGLPIPTRLGSIVTTLFGPTRFQRTQSTLSYAFTELVSVLEEAINTELTHSTALFALFESIDRQFLNLQRTVVRESDAQERAEGEMLSSLWTRVLGPNAAALRKYEKNKRLLGSVRQRTVANKHLLMDHRGKLLALKVNLEALRRKLVSPLLRRNDSLNLPRPGAPVVGAGAGGAGAGGVGSGGASNEGGVGSLPPASSMDVVVEGQIRGLEGAYTYLRTVRERQKSKLMEMVYGAGSRRSGGNILDSISGKVDEIEGR; translated from the exons ATGATGGCCACAGAACGTCTAGACGAGCTAGACGGCGTCTTTGACGACCACCCTTCCCTCTCCGCCTCGCTGGAGGACTTTGAAGAAAGCTCCGCTCCACGCACCCCGCTGTTCGGCGCCCTGCCCTCGCAGCACTCTGGCTTCCGGTCGCACGATCTCTCTGAGAAGTCAGACGACGGTGGTGGCGGCGACAACGACCACGACCCCGCCGCGGGCATCCTGGACGCTGCGTCGAACCTCAGTGACCCGTGGTCTCCGCCTGGTTTCAGCAAACGACTCTTCTTCCATCAGAAGGACGATCCCCTGCGCCACCGCAGCCCCGAGAGCACCTCTGCCAGCGCGTGGTACCGCCATCGCCCTTTTATGCACAACCAGCCCGATCTGAAGCCCACGGTCGTCAACGACAGCCCCGCACGATCGAGAGATGTCAGCCCGCAGTACGAGGATGCGCCAGAGAAGCCGCTGTCGCCCCAGCGCATCGAAGGCGATGCCGACGATCTGGTGCTCCCAGCGAGCATACCGCTGCCCGTGGGAACCGATTCGCCCCTACAAGGCCGATCGCCAAGCCCTGATCCGAAGTCCAAGAAGGTAAAGGAGGAAGATGTAGGTGATGATGGTGGTGGTAGGGGTAGCGGTGACGGCCATGGTGGCGGCGATACAGAATGCGAAGACGATGATGGAAACGAACACACTGACAAGCAACAACCAGTACATGGGTCGATAACAAATT ATATCCGTTTCGCTGTGCGCGCAGAGGTACAACACCGAGAGCCATTTGTCGCATTCTTTAATTTCGTTGGTAGAAAACTCGACGATATCACAAGGACCAAGTCGTCAACAATATTATCTATAATTGTTCTCCTTCTCTCTGTCACATTTTTGCGCGCCCTCTTCTTACCTCCACTGCCGCTGCACATACCAGATCTGGTGAAGCTATCAGCTTTCGCGCGATCCTTTGAACCTTTAATCTACTACTCCGAGAATGGCGTCCAGCAGATTGGCTCCCTCCAGGAAACCGGCGTTGCGGTATGGGATCTGGGAGAGTCCGTCCGCGGCACCAACATGACCAGCGCGCCCATAATCGTCCGAGAACTGGACGAGCTCTCGGAATCTCTCAAGACCCTCTCCGTCGAGCTGACCAGGTTCTTCGCAAATGTCGACTCGGACATCGACTCCATCCTCATAGTCATGGAATGGGCTAAGCGCGAACTCGAGTCCCTCTCCCAGCATCAGACGGGATCGATATCGTCCGTCCTCTTCGAAAACTTCCACGCTTTCCTCTCCCGCATGGGCGCGCTCGAGACCATCCCTCTTCCCCCCGCGGGCAGCGCcaacaccagcaccagcaccagcaccacCGCCAACACCACCCCCAAGAACAACGGCCTGCCCATCCCCACCCGTCTCGGCTCCATCGTCACCACACTCTTCGGCCCCACACGCTTCCAGAGAACACAGTCCACCCTCTCCTATGCATTCACAGAACTCGTGTCCGTCCTCGAAGAGGCCATCAACACCGAACTCACCCACTCCACCGCTCTCTTCGCCCTCTTCGAATCCATAGACCGCCAGTTCCTCAACCTGCAGCGGACAGTGGTGCGCGAGTCCGACGCGCAGGAGCGCGCCGAGGGCGAGATGCTCTCCTCGCTCTGGACGAGGGTGCTCGGCCCCAACGCCGCCGCGCTGAGGAAGTACGAGAAGAACAAGCGGCTGCTGGGCAGCGTCCGCCAGCGCACCGTCGCCAACAAGCACCTGCTCATGGACCACCGTGGCAAACTGCTCGCTCTCAAGGTGAACCTCGAGGCGCTGCGGCGCAAGCTGGTCAGTCCGCTGCTGCGGCGGAACGACTCGTTGAATCTGCCTCGTCCCGGGGCGCCGGTTGTgggtgctggtgctggtggtgCCGGTGCCGGCGGCGTTGGCAGTGGCGGTGCGAGCAATGAGGGCGGTGTGGGCAGTTTGCCGCCGGCGAGCAGTATGGATGTTGTCGTGGAGGGGCAGATCAGGGGCCTCGAGGGTGCGTATACGTATCTACGGACGGTGAGGGAGAGGCAGAAATCGAAGTTGATGGAGATGGTGTATGGGGCGGGGAGCAGGAGGAGCGGAGGGAATATTCTGGATAGTATTTCGGGGAAGGTGGATGAGATTGAAGGGCGGTAG
- a CDS encoding uncharacterized protein (BUSCO:272081at4751~EggNog:ENOG410PFWE~COG:J~BUSCO:11054at33183) codes for MAPALASSASQISHFSPAELSYLHTSLSYQNNPIRPDGRSATQFRPLTAETDILPNTNGSARIGFADGTQAIVGVKAEIEKTVNTGILGERDGEGIGEGEGGGMEDEEDTGGEGGRRQRGAGGRGAGQSSWVEMSIEIPGLRDDDALPVFLAEMMREALVGSGSGSKEDKYGMPEGLKGRLVINQGWHWRIYIDILLLSPPLSYPLPLLSLTTHLALLSTKLPKLISKDEEDPMFDDDWALAEYLYPRTVPNPAISLRQPFRPPITLLVIAVGENIIFDPSREEIAVADAVFCVSIGRDEQISKDKQDQNASNLKLLAIRTIDPPSRLTNSGLSNSENAVNIGVSAGDDSVEQPPVTSESVQGVWKPRQGGVKRGLISKIVKLVLQRGGVGDEVMQGLEGVEVG; via the exons ATGGCACCAGCGCTCGCTTCCTCAGCCTCGCAAATCTCACACTTCTCCCCAGCCGAGCTCTCCTACCTCCATACCTCCCTCTCATACCAAAACAACCCCATTCGACCCGATGGCCGCTCTGCCACGCAATTCAGACCTCTCACCGCCGAAACGGACATCCTGCCCAACACCAACGGCAGCGCACGGATCGGATTTGCCGATGGAACGCAGGCGATCGTGGGCGTGAAGGCAGAGATCGAGAAGACGGTGAATACCGGGATTCTAGGGGAGCGGGACGGGGAAGGGATCGGCGAGGGAGAGGGTGGCGGTAtggaggacgaggaggatACTGGCGGTGAAGGTGGGAGGAGGCAGAGAGGTGCTGGTGGTCGTGGTGCGGGCCAGAGTTCATGGGTCGAGATGTCGATCGAAATCCCGGGGTTGAGGGACGATGATGCGTTACCGGTGTTTTTGGCGGAGATGATGAGAGAGGCGCTTGTGGGATCTGGGTCGGGGAGTAAGGAGGATAAATATGGGATGCCGGAAGGTCTGAAGGGGAGATTGGTTATTAACCAGGGATGGCATTGGAGGATATATATCGAT ATCTTGCTGCTCTCTCCACCCCTATCCTATCCTCTCCCGCTCCTCTCGCTGACAACCCATCTCGCCCTTCTCTCCACAAAACTACCCAAACTCATCTCAAAAGATGAAGAGGACCCCATGTTCGACGACGACTGGGCTCTCGCAGAGTATCTCTACCCTCGAACCGTTCCCAACCCGGCAATTTCCCTCCGCCAACCCTTTCGGCCACCCATAACGCTCCTCGTCATCGCCGTCGGCGAAAACATCATCTTCGATCCAAGCAGGGAAGAAATCGCCGTCGCGGATGCCGTGTTTTGCGTCTCCATCGGCCGCGACGAGCAAATATCAAAGGACAAACAGGACCAGAATGCGAGTAACCTGAAGCTCCTGGCAATCCGCACCATCGATCCGCCGTCCCGGCTAACCAACTCGGGACTATCTAATTCGGAGAATGCAGTCAACATTGGAGTCAGCGCAGGTGACGACTCCGTTGAGCAGCCGCCCGTGACGAGTGAGTCTGTTCAGGGAGTGTGGAAACCTAGACAGGGTGGAGTGAAGAGGGGGCTCATCTCGAAAATTGTAAAGTTGGTGCTGCAAAGGGGCGGCGTTGGCGATGAGGTCATGCAAGGATTGGAGGGAGTGGAGGTGGGATAA
- a CDS encoding uncharacterized protein (EggNog:ENOG410PPGG~COG:T~BUSCO:15194at33183) — MAQTRTMESRTGRTNQRYGTNGERLVAGVVPMSPDKSKVLLIQSARPGGWVLPKGGWELDEESAQQAACREAWEEAGVVCTVLRDLGVISDMRTPAQVTAKAPKVQYQFFEVRVDREEAQWPEMHKRKRQWVTYSQAAAALTNRPELLEALNRSSIKR, encoded by the exons ATGGCACAAACCCGCACTATGGAGTCCCGAACTGGGCGAACAAACCAGC GTTACGGCACCAATGGCGAGAGACTCGTCGCCGGCGTCGTGCCCATGTCCCCCGACAAGTCAAAGGTCCTCTTGATACAATCCGCGCGGCCCGGAGGTTGGGTTCTCCCCAAGGGTGGATGGGAGCTGGACGAAGAATCCGCACAGCAGGCGGCATGTCGTGAGGCCTGGGAGGAAGCTGGTGTGGTCTGCACCGTCCTGCGCGACCTGGGCGTGATCAGCGACATGCGCACGCCTGCCCAGGTTACCGCGAAGGCCCCCAAGGTACAATACCAGTTCTTCGAGGTCCGTGTGGACCGCGAGGAGGCTCAGTGGCCGGAAATGCACAAACGCAAGCGGCAATGGGTCACGTATTCACAGGCAGCTGCGGCTCTTACAAACCGGCCTGAGCTGCTGGAGGCTCTAAATCGGAGCTCCATCAAACGATAG
- a CDS encoding uncharacterized protein (EggNog:ENOG410PHI0~COG:T~BUSCO:2042at33183), which produces MTVSYDQSYRTPNTAPLEDRFEVIRQIGDGSFGSVVVARVRTAGSHVAKRGTMVAIKTMKKTFESFSSCLELREVIFLRTLPHHPHLVPALDIFRDPLSKKLHICMEYMDGNLYQLMKARDHKCLDGKSVKSILFQILSGLDHIHAHNFFHRDIKPENILVSGSAPFESVLGRYATPPSTPPNYTVKIADFGLARETHSKVPYTTYVSTRWYRAPEVLLRAGEYSAPVDMWAIGAMAVEIATLKPLFPGGNEVDQVWRVCEIMGSPGNWYNKSGAKVGGGEWKDGIRLAQKLGFSFPKMAPHSLESILQPPQWPASLSHFVTWCLMWDPKNRPTSTQAINHEYFADAVDPLRPKSSTARLIGRKQSDKSFKAQGDSPGLSSKSSWFRRSLIGRSESPAPTLEQIDSSKQTPYNGGADSPAKAKASTSKRATWTHGAPMPILPSIRPVSPLSNAVHAQANSSITGDNSPSKANSKTASKKIGRQLSVNSNGNHYADIHRQEAERALNGGTNVTSPSALKESFFSHLRKRARRLSGRNQVPAPSDDVEASNGCVPWSNRSSMALDPVNIAEGKSGQDLLDLDTALQNVRYSMDMSSPPNVPIHTCGTTGNTPKRQSVPHAQAVRVTENGTIANGTSLSSRTRRVMQGSTRSVPRYETPEEEDELLHEVLHSTNSAARRLGQGSITMDEATRDTLFQNLNNQPSLSTDANRHNPYPTPSPTARRDGPAFLSDITPSKPLGMNKPGVESHRQWPTPPYDEAEWANATAADMFAAENTYR; this is translated from the exons ATGACAGTCAGCTACGATCAATCGTATCGGACTCCTAATACGGCTCCGCTGGAGGATAGGTTTGAGGTTATAAGACAGATCGGAGATGGAAGCTTTGGAAGCGTGGTGGTCGCCCGAGTGCGAACCGCGGGTTCACACGTGGCGAAGCGAGGTACAATG GTTGCGATCAAGACGATGAAGAAAACGTTCGAGTCGTTTTCCTCCTGCCTCGAACTTCGTGAGGTAATCTTCCTTCGGACACTTCCCCATCATCCTCACCTGGTTCCTGCCCTCGACATCTTCCGCGACCCGCTCAGTAAAAAGTTACATATATGCATGGAATACATGGACGGTAATCTTTATCAGTTAATGAAAGCTCGGGATCACAAGTGCCTGGACGGAAAAAGTGTGAAAAGTATTTTGTTCCAGATTTTGTCTGGTCTCGATCATATTCACGCACACAACTTTTTCCACCGGGATATCAAGCCGGAAAACATCCTCGTTTCCGGATCAGCGCCTTTCGAATCGGTTCTGGGCCGCTATGCAACACCTCCCTCCACACCTCCAAACTATACTGTTAAGATTGCGGACTTTGGATTGGCAAGAGAAACGCACTCGAAGGTCCCATATACTACATACGTCTCCACGAGATGGTATCGGGCCCCTGAAGTTCTGTTACGCGCTGGGGAATACTCCGCGCCCGTTGACATGTGGGCTATTGGTGCGATGGCCGTGGAGATTGCTACCTTGAAACCTCTATTTCCGGGAGGGAATGAAGTTGACCAGGTTTGGCGTGTTTGCGAGATCATGGGCAGTCCAGGAAACTGGTATAACAAATCAGGAGCCAAGGTGGGTGGTGGTGAGTGGAAAGACGGTATTCGCTTGGCTCAGAAATTGGGTTTCTCGTTTCCCAAG ATGGCACCGCATTCTCTGGAAAGCATCTTGCAACCACCCCAGTGGCCAGCTTCTCTCAGTCATTTTGTCACCTGGTGTCTGATGTGGGATCCAAAGAACAGGCCAACATCGACGCAGGCAATAAACCACGAATATTTTGCCGATGCCGTTGACCCATTACGTCCGAAATCATCTACTGCCCGACTTATTGGCCGCAAACAATCTGACAAGAGCTTCAAGGCCCAAGGAGATTCTCCTGGACTGTCCTCTAAATCTTCATGGTTCCGACGCTCGCTCATCGGAAGATCCGAAAGTCCCGCCCCCACTTTGGAGCAAATCGACAGTTCGAAGCAGACGCCTTATAATGGTGGTGCTGATTCCCCGGCAAAGGCCAAGGCTTCAACTAGCAAACGTGCCACATGGACACATGGAGCACCGATGCCCATTCTGCCGTCAATTCGACCTGTGTCCCCACTGTCAAATGCCGTGCATGCTCAGGCCAACTCTTCTATTACTGGTGACAACTCGCCGTCAAAAGCCAATAGCAAGACTGCATCCAAAAAGATTGGCCGCCAATTATCTGTTAACTCGAATGGCAACCATTATGCAGATATTCATCGCCAAGAAGCTGAGAGAGCGCTCAATGGAGGTACCAACGTGACCTCTCCCAGTGCATTGAAAGAGAGCTTCTTCTCCCATCTCAGAAAACGCGCCCGAAGGCTATCAGGACGAAACCAAGTACCGGCTCCCAGTGATGATGTTGAAGCTAGCAACGGCTGTGTCCCATGGTCGAATCGTTCCTCCATGGCTCTTGATCCTGTGAATATTGCTGAAGGAAAGTCCGGTCAGGATTTATTGGATCTAGACACAGCTCTCCAGAATGTACGATACAGCATGGATATGTCTTCACCTCCGAATGTTCCTATCCACACTTGTGGAACCACAGGCAATACCCCAAAACGCCAGTCAGTACCGCATGCTCAAGCAGTTCGCGTAACAGAAAATGGAACCATTGCAAATGGAACATCTCTCTCGAGCCGAACTCGGCGAGTTATGCAGGGATCCACTCGGTCGGTTCCGCGGTACGAGACCCctgaagaggaagatgaacTCTTGCACGAGGTTCTTCACTCGACCAACTCAGCTGCGCGACGCCTGGGACAAGGTTCGATTACCATGGATGAAGCTACCCGTGATACCCTCTTCCAaaatctcaacaaccagcCAAGCCTTTCCACTGACGCCAACCGTCACAATCCGTATCCAACGCCATCGCCCACTGCGCGACGAGATGGACCAGCATTTCTCTCAGATATAACACCGTCAAAACCGTTGGGAATGAATAAACCTGGGGTCGAAAGCCACCGACAGTGGCCAACACCGCCGTACGACGAAGCCGAATGGGCAAATGCCACTGCAGCGGACATGTTTGCCGCGGAAAATACGTACAGATAA
- a CDS encoding uncharacterized protein (EggNog:ENOG410PQDX~COG:S~TransMembrane:1 (i117-134o)~BUSCO:13230at33183), with amino-acid sequence MASTATIPAFVLPRAIPRAARPPPPSASLLRRASAKPCNSRCASTSSQKPRVLEKPDKFRPPSHPARRVLSPNAQPRNYPGPPLSAKELEEQKTKRYPNMFPPEGTVMHKFLTNRGIHLWISLGVLFSLATFTYTTNFRATSPFAHLLPSWSGLLTHPIDTVGQFLSVMKMHADHLTLETTEKRKRNVDDVQKRKEYRIAHGLEEPDVKPESDENSPQRKDADGEAGAVAVAASGTREGGQPGEGETYVDWEGKKRPVKKWFGIW; translated from the exons ATGGCGTCCACGGCGACCATACCTGCTTTCGTGCTTCCTCGCGCAATCCCTAGAGCTGCCCGCCCACCTCCACCCTCAGCATCCCTCTTGCGCCGTGCCTCCGCCAAACCATGTAATTCCCGTTGCGCCTCCACGTCCTCGCAGAAACCGCGTGTGCTCGAGAAGCCAGACAAATTCCGGCCTCCATCCCATCCGGCCCGGAGAGTGCTCTCGCCCAATGCCCAGCCTCGAAATTACCCCGGCCCTCCATTATCTGCCAAGGAGCTCGAAGAACAAAAGACGAAGAGATATCCCAACATGTTTCCGCCAGAGGGAACCGTGATGCATAAATTCCTGACAAACAGAGGCATCCATCTCTGGATATCACTC GGCGTCCTCTTCTCCCTCGCAACGTTCACCTACACCACCAACTTCAGGGCCACTTCGCCTTTCGCGCATCTCCTCCCATCCTGGTCCGGCCTGCTCACTCATCCCATCGACACAGTCGGCCAATTCCTCTCCGTCATGAAGATGCACGCTGACCACCTCACGCTGGAAACTACCGAAAAGCGGAAGCGTAATGTGGACGATGTGCAAAAGAGAAAGGAGTATAGGATTGCACATGGCCTGGAGGAGCCGGATGTGAAGCCGGAAAGTGATGAGAATAGTCCGCAGAGGAAAGATGCGGATGGTGAGGCCGGTGCGGTTGCTGTCGCTGCGTCAGGAACGCGGGAGGGCGGGCAGCCCGGCGAGGGAGAGACGTACGTGGATTGggaggggaagaagaggccAGTTAAGAAGTGGTTTGGCATTTGGTGA
- the CYC1 gene encoding iso-1-cytochrome c (EggNog:ENOG410PPQA~COG:C~BUSCO:15713at33183), producing MGKDGYAPGDAAKGANLFKTRCAQCHTLEKGGANKVGPNLHGLFGRKTGQAEGFSYTDANKQKGITWDHETLYVYLENPKKYIPGTKMAFGGLKKAKDRNDLITYMEQECTK from the exons ATGGGCAAGGACGGCTACGCTCCCG GTGACGCCGCCAAGGGTGCCAACCTCTTCAAGACCCGCTGCGCTCAATGCCACACCCTCGAGAAGGGCGGTGCCAACAAGGTCGGCCCCAACTTGCACGGTCTCTTCGGCCGCAAGACCGGTCAGGCTGAGGGCTTCTCCTACACCGACGCCAACAAGCAAAAGGGTATCACTTGGGACCACGAGACTCTC TACGTCTACCTCGAGAACCCTAAGAAGTACATTCCCGGTACCAAGATGGCCTTCGGTGGTCTCAAGAAGGCTAAGGACCGCAACGACTTGATCAC CTACATGGAGCAAGAGTGCACCAAATAA